In Atopobium sp. oral taxon 416, the genomic stretch CTCCTTAAAGCGGCAGATCAGCACCTCATCGCTGCAGTCCAAGAACAGGATGCTGTAGGTGAGCTCGTGATCCGTCAGATCCTTCAGCGTGCTCTTCAGCTCATCGAAGAGCCCCTGGCTCCTCAGATCGCAGGCGACCACCAGGTGGCGGTTGACGCCGGTGTTGATGCCGACCAGGTGGGCGAGCTGCAGGATCAGGCTGGGCGGCAGGTTATCGATGCAGAAGTAACCCATGTCCTCAAACGCATGGAGCGCCTGCGTTTTGCCCGATCCGCTCATTCCGGTGATGATCACGATATCAGGAATGTGGCGCTTTGCCTGTTGGGAGCCATTCTCTGCCACGTCAATACCCTCTCATCCTTGGGCCGCTCTCTGTACACGTACTTGTTATAGTACCCCATGCACCCGACCTGATGGGGTCTCGCACCTATCGAACTGAAAAAGAGACCCCACATCTGTGTGAGGTCTCCAGTCTCAAAGTCGAGGTGTTTTCTATCGGTTGAGGCCCATCGCGGCACAGAACCACTCGGTCAGGCTCGTGGGGTGCGTGATGCCGGTTCCCACAACCACCGACCAGGCTCCCGCATCGCGGGCAGCCTTCGCGTCTGCCGGCGTGTGGACATGACCCTCACAGATGATCGGGAATCCCGGGAACTCCTGGACGGCCTGCTTGAGCAGCGCCATGTCCGGCCCCTCACCCATCGTCGTCTGGATCGCCGGCTTATTGTGGCTGAGCGTCGTCGAGGCGATGTCACAGCCACACGCCACAGCGTGCCTGATGTCCTCGATCGTCATGCAGTCCGCCATCACCAGGGTGCCGGTCCGTCCCTTGAGTTCCTTCACGGTCCCCTCAACGCTCAACCCATCCGGACGCGGACGGTCCGTCGCGTCGAGCGCCACGATGTCGGCGCCCGCGTAGACACAGGCGAGGGCGTGACGCAGCGTCGGGGTGATGTAGACCCCTTCACTCCCTTCCTTCCAGATACCGATCACCGGGATCTGGACGCGGCCTTTGATCGCCGCAATATCGGAGAGGCCCTGGCAGCGGATCGCGGCGGCGCCACCTTGCTCTACAGCTTCAGCCATCTGTGCCATGGTCTCGGGATGACGAAGGGGCTCTCCCGGATACGCTTGAACCGAAACGATCAGCTTACCCTTTAAAGACTGGATCAGCGGTGCTATCTCCATGGTGGTATCCCCTCTCTCTTTGTCACTGGATATCGATGTAGGCGCTGCGCAGAACATTCTGAGCCGCACCGATCAGCGGTGCGTTATCGCCCAAAGTCCCCTGCATAATCGGGGTGTTTGCCACCGGCGGCATCACGGTCTCCGCCCAGCCCTCCTTCAGGGCGTCGTGCCACACTCTCCCGCTCTTAGCCACAGAACCCGAGAGGATCACGCAGTTGGGGTCGAACATGTTCACCTGCGATCCCAGCACTTCTCCCAGTGCATGGCCGGAACGGTGCTCTGCCTCAATGGCTGCCTGGTCACCTCTGTCAGCCGCTTCAGAGATCGTCTTACCATCCGCGTTTGGCATCGCTTTGTCACCTGCAAGTTCCTCATAGTAGGAGATGATCCCCGGGCCACAGGCGATTGGCTCTAGGTGCCCTATCGCCCCACAGTTACAGGGGGTACCCTTCGCATCCGTGCAGGCGACATGCCCGATATGGCCCGCCTGTGAATGGGCCCCGAGCAGAATGTGTCCGTGGTCCACGAATGCGCCGCCGATACCGGTACCCACGGCACACACGAGACTGTACTCTTTGCCGGATCCGGCACCCCACATCGCTTCGCCGAAGGCGTGGGCATGGACGTCGTTCATGACCCGTACAGGCAGGTTGAACCTGTTTCGCAGCTCCTGCCCCAGGTGGGTACCACCCCAACCGGGCATCATCTCGTTGGCGTAGGTGACGTCCCCAGTCTTGGGGTCGATCACGCCGCCGGAGGAAACCCCGATGCCCGCGATCTGGCCGGATGCAGCATCGATCACGCGCTGAGCGCTGTCGAGCGCGACCTGCAGGGTGTGCTTACCGCCCTGCTCCGCTCCGGTCGGGACCTTCTCATAGAGGCTCACCTGCGGCTTCTTGCCTTCCTCAAAGCTCACCAGTGCAGAGGCGATCTTTGTGCCTCCGATATCAAGCGCGACCACCTGTGCGATGTCTGCCATAGGATCGCTCCCTTCTCGTTTTGCAAAATGCTTTACAGGACGTTATTCTCGACGAGGACCTTCTTGATCGCCTCACGGTTCGCACCCTGCAGCGACCTGACCGGATGCGGCATCGTGTCGTGGTCGAAGATACCCATCAGGTTCAAAGCAGTCTTGAAGGCGCCGACACCTCCCGCATAGCCCACGACACCTTTGGTCACGTCGAAGATGTGTGAGACCTCGTTGATCTGGTCCTGGAGCTCCTTGACCTTCACCCAGTCGCCGGCCTGGTACGCCTTCCACTGCGCCACATAGAGCTCAGGGATAACATTGGCCAGGCCCGGCACCGAGCCATCGGCACCGGAGAGGTACGCCCCGTCGACCACAATCTCGTGGCCAGTCAGAAGGCTCATCGGGTGCCCGATCTTGTTGTTGGCCTCCACCAGGTAACGAAAGCCTATATCATCACCGGAGGAATCCTTCACGCCGGCGATGGTGCCTTCCTGTCCAAGCTCGATCGCGACCTTCCAGGGGATCTTCGTGTGGACACACGCGGGGATATCGTAGGCAAAGATCGGCAGGTCGATCTCAGCATAGATGATGCGGAAGTGCTCCTTGAGCTCGTCGATCCCGCCCAACGCATAGAACGGCGCGGTGACGACGATGCCGTCCGCGCCGAGCTCCTGGGCACGGCGCGCATGCTTGATCACACGGTCGGTCTCCGTATCGATGCAGCCAACCAGTACCGGCACACGCCCATCGACAATGCGGATGCCCTCTGTCACGATCTGCTCACGGTGTCTGTCATCCGAGAAGGCAACCTCCCCGGTTGACCCCAGAAGGAAGAGCCCGTTAACGCCTGCATCGATCAGACGGTTGATCAGGCGCTCATACGATGGGATGTCCACCGTATGATCGGGCAGATCCGGGGTAACGACGGGAGGGACAACGCCCCTCAGCTTGAATTGATTGGACATGTGCTTGTGCCTTTCTCTGTAAACCAGATAGATATAAGACAACTAGGAACAATAGGGTTGGAAGAATTCGAGTGTCGCATCCTCAAAATCATTGATCCGCTCATGGCACCACTTGGGATACGTGATGCGTTGGCAGTGCGGGATCACTTGAGCTAACCGATCCTGCGTCTCAGGCAGCGCGATCGTATCCATCTCAGAGGTTCCGAATTGAACCGGCGGTGTCAGCAGATTGTCGACCAGATTTGCCGGATCAGCGTAGTTGAGTGTCTCAAAGAGCTTGGTGGCCTGTTTGCCGCGGGGATCCTGATCCCTGAAGAAGCGGGTCAGGCTCTCGTAGAGCCCCTCACAGCGGTCCTGCTCCCACACGTAGTCAGCGTCAGTCGGATAGGGGTTGAGCACAGAGACTGCCTTCAGCCTGGTCCCGAGCATCTCGGCGATCGAGGCGGCGGAGAGTCCGATTCCTCCCCCAAACCCTTCCCCGTAGAGCAGAAGCCTGTTGTATTTCACTTCAGGGAGGCGCTCTGCGAGCAGTACCGCAGAGACTCCGTCCTCAACGAGCTGATTTAAAACGAGGGTATCCGAGCCACCTTCCCAACCTGCAGTGAGGTCCTCTGGCCAGGGGCGATAAACCGGCTGCAGCACGCAGCAGCCCAGCGCGATCCAGCGCGTCAGGTGGTGCCACCCACGGGGACCGCGTTCT encodes the following:
- a CDS encoding ROK family protein codes for the protein MADIAQVVALDIGGTKIASALVSFEEGKKPQVSLYEKVPTGAEQGGKHTLQVALDSAQRVIDAASGQIAGIGVSSGGVIDPKTGDVTYANEMMPGWGGTHLGQELRNRFNLPVRVMNDVHAHAFGEAMWGAGSGKEYSLVCAVGTGIGGAFVDHGHILLGAHSQAGHIGHVACTDAKGTPCNCGAIGHLEPIACGPGIISYYEELAGDKAMPNADGKTISEAADRGDQAAIEAEHRSGHALGEVLGSQVNMFDPNCVILSGSVAKSGRVWHDALKEGWAETVMPPVANTPIMQGTLGDNAPLIGAAQNVLRSAYIDIQ
- a CDS encoding N-acetylmannosamine-6-phosphate 2-epimerase — translated: MEIAPLIQSLKGKLIVSVQAYPGEPLRHPETMAQMAEAVEQGGAAAIRCQGLSDIAAIKGRVQIPVIGIWKEGSEGVYITPTLRHALACVYAGADIVALDATDRPRPDGLSVEGTVKELKGRTGTLVMADCMTIEDIRHAVACGCDIASTTLSHNKPAIQTTMGEGPDMALLKQAVQEFPGFPIICEGHVHTPADAKAARDAGAWSVVVGTGITHPTSLTEWFCAAMGLNR
- a CDS encoding dihydrodipicolinate synthase family protein — translated: MSNQFKLRGVVPPVVTPDLPDHTVDIPSYERLINRLIDAGVNGLFLLGSTGEVAFSDDRHREQIVTEGIRIVDGRVPVLVGCIDTETDRVIKHARRAQELGADGIVVTAPFYALGGIDELKEHFRIIYAEIDLPIFAYDIPACVHTKIPWKVAIELGQEGTIAGVKDSSGDDIGFRYLVEANNKIGHPMSLLTGHEIVVDGAYLSGADGSVPGLANVIPELYVAQWKAYQAGDWVKVKELQDQINEVSHIFDVTKGVVGYAGGVGAFKTALNLMGIFDHDTMPHPVRSLQGANREAIKKVLVENNVL
- a CDS encoding acetylxylan esterase, whose translation is MSSFAAGTTKKASLDVDIYWTLRCADLEAPKLLSAEDAPYQTEVAHYQVLTFAGSDGYELKARLISPRRIPHAPCVIDFYDGERGPRGWHHLTRWIALGCCVLQPVYRPWPEDLTAGWEGGSDTLVLNQLVEDGVSAVLLAERLPEVKYNRLLLYGEGFGGGIGLSAASIAEMLGTRLKAVSVLNPYPTDADYVWEQDRCEGLYESLTRFFRDQDPRGKQATKLFETLNYADPANLVDNLLTPPVQFGTSEMDTIALPETQDRLAQVIPHCQRITYPKWCHERINDFEDATLEFFQPYCS